DNA sequence from the Rhodanobacteraceae bacterium genome:
GTGAACGGTGGCCTTGAGTGCCATGGCAGTCGGCAAAGGGAGGGCGCCGCGGATTCTACGGGTTGCGCCGGCAGCGCTGACCGCGGTCCAGTAGCATCCCGACCATGGAGACCGTCTTCGACACCCGCTGGCAGCTCGTGCGCGAGGCCTTCGAGGCGGCGCTTTCCTTGCCCGAGGAGGCCCGCAGCGCCTTCCTCGACCTGCGCTGCGGCGCGGATGCGGCCCTGCGCGCCGAGGTCGAGGCCCTGCTGAAGGTGGCGACCAGCGTATCCCACGACAACCCGACGCAGCCGTCGCGGACGCTCGCCTGGGACGCCGCCAACGAACCGCGCGACAACCTGATCGGACGCCAGTTGGGCCAGTGGCGGGTGGAACGGATCCTCGGCGCCGGCGGCATGGGCGCGGTCTACCTGGGGCGCCGGGTCAGCGGCGATTTCGACCAGGATGTCGCGATCAAGGTGCTGCACATCGGGATCAGCCGCTCGCCCGAGATCGCGGCGCGCTTCCGCTCCGAACGCCAGATCCTGGCCCAGCTCGACCATCCCTACATCGCGCGCCTGCTGGACGGCGGCACCCTGCCGGAGGGCCTGCCCTACCTGGTCATGGAGTTCGTCGAGGGCGAGCCGATCGCCCTGCACTGCAATCTGCGCAAGCTGTCGGTGAGCGCGCGCATCGAGCTGATGATCAAGGTCTGTCGCGCGGTGCAGGCGGCCCACCGCAATCTGATTGTCCACCGCGACCTGAAGCCGGACAACATCCTGGTCGATTCGCACGGCGAACCCAAACTGCTGGATTTCGGCATCGCCAAGGTGCTGGACGACGCCGGCGGGGTGCAGACGCACGCGGACCAGCGCCTGCTGACCCCGCGCTACGGCGCGCCGGAGCAGTTCAAGGGCGAGCCGATCACCACCGCCACGGACGTCTATTCGCTGGGTGTGACGCTGTACGAATTGCTCACCGGGGTGTCGCCCTACGAGGTGGCCGGCGGCGACACCATCGGCCTGGTGCGGGAGGTGTGCGAGGTGGATCCGCGCAGCCCCAGCGAGCGTCGCGAGCGCCTGTCGCGCGGCGGAAACCGGCTGGACGATCTGCGCTTCGGGGCGGACCTCGATGCGATCGTCATGAAGACCCTGCGCAAGCGGCCGGAGGATCGCTACGGCTCGGTCGACACCTTGATCGACGATTTGCAGCGCTACCTGCGCGACGAGCCGGTGCACGCGCGCCAGGGCAGCCGCAGCTACCGCATGCGAAAGTTCGCGCGGCGCCACCGGCTGGCGCTGAGCCTGGCCGCGATGGCGCTGCTCGCAGCCGCGACCACTGCGCTGGTGTGGCGCCAGCAGCGCGACCAGGTGGCCAGCGAGCGCGACAAGGCGCGCGCCGTCACCACCTTCCTGGTGGAACTGTTCGACCAGGGCGATCCCTTCCTGCACCCGGGCAAGCCGCCGAGCGTCGAGGAGGTGGTCCGGCGCGGCGCCGAGCGGCTGTCCTCCGGGCAACTGGCGGACCCTCTGGTGCGCGCCGAACTGGCGCTCAGCCTGTCGCGGGTGTACCTGCAGATCGGCTCGTTCCCGGGAGCGCTCGAACTTGCCCAACGGGCCGATGCCGACGTGCGCGCAGGCCCCGGCGACGCCCTGCTGCAGGCGCGCGCGGCCGAACGCCTGGCCGAGGCGCTGATGGAGAACGATCAGCTCGACGCGGCGGCGACAGAATGGGAGCGCGCGTTGACGCTGGCGCCGCAGACCGGCGCCGCAGCCGACGCCACGCGCGCGTCCGCGCTGGCGGGCCTGGGCGATCTGCGCCGGGCGCAACGGCGCTATGCCGACGCCGTCGCGGCGCTGGAGCAGGCGCTCGCCCTGCACCTGGCCGCTGGAGCGCATGCGGACCTCGCGGCCGCGGCACAATCGGCGCAGCCGGGCGGCCCGGGCGGGACCCTGTCCCAGGTCGCACACATGCTGTGCCGCACCCTGGTCGACAGCGGCCAGAACAAGCAGGCCGCGACCATCTGCCGCCAGACGTTGGCACTCAAGCAGCGCGTCTACGGTGCCGAGCACCCGGCGCAGGCATCCACCCTGGTCCAGATGGCCAACCTCAGCGCTGCCGCGGGCGACTCGGAAACGGCGCTGCAACTGTCGCGCCAGGTACTCGCGCTGCTGGCTGGGGTCCTGGGGCCGGACCATCCGCGCGTGGGTGTCGGGCAGCTCAACCTGGGCGCGGACCTGCGTGCGCTCGACCGCCTGGACGAGGCCGAAGCCGCGGCGCGCGAGGCTATGCGCATCTTCACCCTGGCGCGCGGCCCGGATCACGCGCACACCCTGCTGGCGCAGAACAACCTGGCCAACATCCTGTACTCGCAGGGCCGCTTCGAGGACGCCCTGGCGGCGCACCGCGAGGTGGCCGAGCGCCGCGCGCGCACCCTGCCCGCCGACGACCCGGCGCTGGCGCAGTCGCAGTACAACATCGGCAAGTGCCTGTACCGGCTGGGCCGCTGGGCGGAGGCGGAAACGGCCTGGTCCAGTGTGCTGCGGGCCGAATCGGACACGGCGACCGGCAATCATCGCCTGGCGCAGCTCGGCCTCGCGCTGCTGCGCCTGGAACAAGGCGACGCCCGCGCAGCCGCCGACGAGGGCGCGCGGATTTCCGCGGAGATTGCCGCCGAGGACGAGACCCGGCTGGGACTGGCGACTGCGCTGTACCTCAGGGCCCGCGCGCTCCAGGTCGCCGGCGCGCCGGCCGACCAGGTGCACGACCTGGCCGCCGAGGCCCTGGCCGCGCTGGAGGTGGACATCAGCCGCGACTTGCTGGACCTCGATCGATTGCGGCAGATGGCGGAACCGGACTGAAGCCGCCGCAGCAGTCTCGCGTCAGCCCCCGAGGTGGTGCCTCCCGCTCGATGCCTCAATCAGCGCATCCGGCGCATTGCCCGGAGCCGCCGAGCACGCGCCTGCACTGCGCCAGTCGCGTCGCATCCAGGCCGGGATCGATCTCAAGCGACTGCACGATGTGGACGACCTTCCCCTGCGGCAGGTAGCGGATCTCGCGTTTGCGCTCGCCATCGACGACCAGGTATGCCATCTCGGTTTCGGAATGGCCGGTTCTTCCGCTGATGCGGCGGACCAGCTTCATCCCATCGCGCAGTCCGGCGGCATACGCCCGGGAATCGGGATCGGTGCCGCGGATGTACTGGAGATTCGCCTTCGTGGCTGCCACGTCGAAGCCGAGATCGAACGCCGGGATCCGCCGGGTGGCGACCCGCCCGCAGGGCGCAAAGGCATCCTCCGGCAGGATCACCGGTTCGCCAGCCGCGACATGCCGGCTCAGGTCGTCGGCCAGATCGAAGCCCATGGCCGCGGTCACTTCGCGCAGCAGTTCGACCGCGGTGCCGGCGGCGCCTGCCTGGACACGCTCGCGCATCCTGAGGATCACCTCGTCGAAGTCGTGCTCCCCACCAGCGCGCAGCCGCGCGTCCCAGGCAGTGGCCAGCAACCTGCCGCGCTGATAGGGCAACTGCTGCACGGCCGGATCATTCCAGAAGTCCGCCAGGATGCGCGCGTTGGAGAAAGCGCGCGCAGGAGACTTCGCGTAGTCGGCGAGCATGCGGTTCAGGTTGTCGGCGAATTCCCTCGGCCCCCAGGTACCGTCTGCGACCAGCAAGCGCGCCGTGTAGAACTCGCTGAACCCTTCCGACAGCCAGTAGTCGCCGGCTTCGTCCTGTTCCGGCATATCCCCGATCCGGCGCGGAATCCAGGTGTGGATGTCTTCGTGCGCGAGCACGGGAAGGATGGCTTCCAGACTCTTGTCGGACGTCGCGAACAGCGCGAATGAACCATCGAGGCTGGTGCCGCCGAACCGGGAAATGCCTGGATCCGGCGGGGTCAGCTCGATCGCGGTGACCAGCAGCGGCTCATCGGCTTCATTCCAGAAGCGCCGGTGCCCGCTGACGATCCGGGCGACACTCGCCATCAACTGCGCATCGTCGAAGGACCAGTGCCCGCGGATCGCGACGCGCAGGCCGCTGGCTTCATGGTCCAGGATGCGAAAGTCGCCGCCCACGCTGACGCTCGCGCGGACCTCGCGCAGGCGCAGGTCAGCATGCTCGAGATCGGACGCGAAACGCCAGCCGGCCGGGAGCCCACGCACCCGGACCCTGGCCGGCGTGTCCACGTCGAGTTCCGGCAGGACGAATGCGGCATACCCGATCAGGTGAAAGTAGCCGGGCTGGATGATCGGACGATAGGGATTGCCATCCTCGGCGAAGGCCGGCCCGCGGCTCCAGTTCTGGACCACGCGGTAACGGATGTGGACCGACGCGCCAGCACGGTGACGCAGCACGCGCTCCGCCGGGCTCGCGCCAGCGCCCAGCCGCGCCCCGGACACCACCCGCAGGTCTTCCAGCTCGTGCCACAGCTGCGCCTGTCCGCCCCAGGCGTCCGGCAAAGACAAGCCCGTCGTCCCCGATTCCGTCCCGCGGAAGCGCACATCGATCTGCACCGCCGTCAGTACCTCATCGGTCAGCACGGGTGTCAGCGTGTAGTTGACGGTCGCCGCGGGGGCGGCCTGGACCAGCCCAAGTGCGAGCAGCAGCAGTGGGAGTCTCATCAGTTCTGCAGCGACATAAGCCATGGCGGACGCGGCACGCTAGGCCATACAGGCGCGAGCGCGAAGTCCCGGAAGTCCTGCCGCCGTGGCTGCGGGGTGCGCACTGGCAAGCGGGTGCGGCACCCGTGCTAATGTGGTGCCCGCGAGGCCGCCAAGGCCCATCCCGGAAAGCCTGCGACCTGGAGCGGTGACGCTGCAATGTCCTCCCTCGAAGAAGCCATCGCCATCGCCGCCCGCGCCCATGCCGGGCAGGTCGACAAGGCCCGCCAGCCGTACATCCTGCACCCGCTGAAGGTCATGTTGCGGCTGCAGGCGACTGACGAGCGGATCGCCGCCGTGCTGCACGATGTGGTCGAGGACACGCCGATCACCCTGGACGATCTGCGCGCCGCCGGCTTCTCGTCCGCCGTGCTCACCGCCGTCGACGCCCTGACCAAGCGCCCGGGCGAGACTCGTCTGCAGGCCGCCGCCCGCGCCGCGGCCGATCCGGTCGCCCGCGCGGTCAAGCTGGCCGACAACGCGGAGAACCTGGACCTCTCGCGGATCGAGAACCCGACCGAGAAGGACTACGCCCGCCTGCGCGAGTACGAGCAAGTCCGCGCCCTGCTGCTGGCACAGGGGACGGACTGAGCCAGGCGGATGGCCTGGTTACATCGCCGGACACCAAGGCCTCCTGCCCTCTGACCAAACATCCTATAACTCATTGATCTGAAGAGCATTTTTTCCGCAAAGGACGCGAAGGACGCAAAGAAGAGCGGAAACCGCTTTCGCTTCCTTTGCGTTCTTTGCGTCCTTTGCGGACAAGAAAAGTGGCGCGGGTCGCGAAGAAGTTCGATGCGCGAACAAGCGCACCGGCAGGGGCGACCGGAACTCTCACCGAACATGTCGCAAGGCATTGTTTTGCGCGGTGTATCGCGCAGCGATTCACCGCCGGCGCCTGGCGGCAAGTACCCGGGGTGGGTTTTCGTCGGGCAGTTCGGGCACAAGCGGTTCCGACAGCGTGTCCGGCGAGTATACGAATCCGGCCTGTCAGCCAGGCTGGCGGGGGATCGCCGCCGCCGGCTTCGGCCTGACGCTGAGAATCCCGGGCGGCGATGTCGTTTTCCGCTCGCAGCTGCGTACTCCAGGACATCGACAGCGGATCCCGCCCCGGGAACGGGTCGATACCCCATCAATGTCTGGAGGAATTCGTGAACGCTGCAAACCCGCGCGCCATGGCGCGCAATACGATGCTGCTGGCTGCGCTGTCCATCGCCCTGACCGAGGGCGCGGTCGCCGCCGCGGCACCACTGCCGGTGTTGCTGGTGATCCCCAACCAGGACTTCTACTACGCCGAATACCGCGCCACCCGCACCTCGCTGGAGGCCCGCGGACTGTCGGTGGTGGTGGCGGCGGGCGAGGCCCGGGACGCGCTGCCGCAGGAGAGTGGCATCCGCTCTCCCGTGCG
Encoded proteins:
- a CDS encoding serine/threonine protein kinase; its protein translation is METVFDTRWQLVREAFEAALSLPEEARSAFLDLRCGADAALRAEVEALLKVATSVSHDNPTQPSRTLAWDAANEPRDNLIGRQLGQWRVERILGAGGMGAVYLGRRVSGDFDQDVAIKVLHIGISRSPEIAARFRSERQILAQLDHPYIARLLDGGTLPEGLPYLVMEFVEGEPIALHCNLRKLSVSARIELMIKVCRAVQAAHRNLIVHRDLKPDNILVDSHGEPKLLDFGIAKVLDDAGGVQTHADQRLLTPRYGAPEQFKGEPITTATDVYSLGVTLYELLTGVSPYEVAGGDTIGLVREVCEVDPRSPSERRERLSRGGNRLDDLRFGADLDAIVMKTLRKRPEDRYGSVDTLIDDLQRYLRDEPVHARQGSRSYRMRKFARRHRLALSLAAMALLAAATTALVWRQQRDQVASERDKARAVTTFLVELFDQGDPFLHPGKPPSVEEVVRRGAERLSSGQLADPLVRAELALSLSRVYLQIGSFPGALELAQRADADVRAGPGDALLQARAAERLAEALMENDQLDAAATEWERALTLAPQTGAAADATRASALAGLGDLRRAQRRYADAVAALEQALALHLAAGAHADLAAAAQSAQPGGPGGTLSQVAHMLCRTLVDSGQNKQAATICRQTLALKQRVYGAEHPAQASTLVQMANLSAAAGDSETALQLSRQVLALLAGVLGPDHPRVGVGQLNLGADLRALDRLDEAEAAAREAMRIFTLARGPDHAHTLLAQNNLANILYSQGRFEDALAAHREVAERRARTLPADDPALAQSQYNIGKCLYRLGRWAEAETAWSSVLRAESDTATGNHRLAQLGLALLRLEQGDARAAADEGARISAEIAAEDETRLGLATALYLRARALQVAGAPADQVHDLAAEALAALEVDISRDLLDLDRLRQMAEPD
- a CDS encoding HD domain-containing protein — encoded protein: MSSLEEAIAIAARAHAGQVDKARQPYILHPLKVMLRLQATDERIAAVLHDVVEDTPITLDDLRAAGFSSAVLTAVDALTKRPGETRLQAAARAAADPVARAVKLADNAENLDLSRIENPTEKDYARLREYEQVRALLLAQGTD